One Stratiformator vulcanicus genomic window, CCAGCAAACTCGGGCCGCGGTGGGACGACCTCGACCTGAACCTCGAAGACTTCGCCAATAAGGTGAATGCGGACCTCGTCGGCAAAGTCGTGAACTTGGCCAGCCGGACGGCGAAGTTCGTCAGCGGTCAACAGCTCGCCGCGACTTATCCCGACGACGGCGGCCTATTCAAGAACGCCGCCGCGAAGAGCGATGCAATCGCCGAATGCTATGAAAAATGCGATTTCAATGCGGCCATGCGTGAGGTCATGCTGCTGGCCGATGCGGCGAATCAATTTGTTGAAAACGCCGCACCGTGGACGCTGAAGAAAGACCCTGAAAAGGCAGAAGAATTAAACGCCATCTGCTCGGTAGCGCTCAATCTTTTCCGGCAGATCGTCGTGTATCTCACACCGGTTCTGCCACAGTTGGCGGAGCAGACGGGGACGCTACTGAATACGCCGATTAAGTCATGGGACGACGCGCAGACGCCGCTCACCGGCACGCCCGTCGCACCCTTCAAACATATGATGCAACGAGTCGATCTCAAGAAAGTCGAGGCGATGGTGGAAGAGAGTAAAGAAGATGCCCCCCAAGCCGATGCCATGGCATCGACGCACCAGGATTCGAAGGAATACCTCGAAGCCGAGCCCCTCGCCGAGGAATGCACGATCGACGACTTTATGAAAGTCGACTTTCGCGTTGCCCGGGTGATCGAGTGCGAAGAGGTTCCCGAGGCGCGTAAACTCTTAAAGCTCACACTCGGTCTCGGCGGCGACGAAACCCGACAAGTCTTCGCCGGTATTAAGAGCGCCTATAAACCCGAAGAACTGCAGGGCAAGCTCGTCGTCATGGTCGCCAATTTAAAACCCCGCCAAATGAAGTTCGGCCTCTCCGAAGGCATGGTTTGCGCCGCCGGAGCCGGTGGCTCCGAAATCTTCGTGCTGTCCCCCGATGAAGGGGCCAAGCCGGGGATGCGGGTGCATTGATGCGCGGTTAGCTGTCAGGGTGACGACCGCATTGCCCGCACTCGACGACCTTATTCGGATACCCGCGAAGTAACATTTTTGTGAACCATAAGGCCCCCGCAACGGCGAAGCCTTGCTCGACGATCAATAGCGGCAGCCGAAAGCGGCCTTCAACAGACCAGGTAATGGCGACGACTCCCAGCTCAATGGCAAGTAATGCCAGAGCAATCCAGGCGATGCGTTCTCGATAGGAAGCGGCGATACCGATCAACATAAAAAGCGCAAGAGTTGCTTCAGCGACGCTGCGTGGTCGGACTTCCTGCCAAATCTTCAGCGGCATCAACGCGATTGTCTTCACAAGATGAGCTGTGATCCAATTCAGCGCAATCCGCCGGCCGTGTTCTGCCTTTAAGACCTCCGTCTCGATGAAGTTGTCCGCCGAAATATTTTGATAGAAACCGGCTACGTAGGGATTCTGCCAGACGCCTTGATGCTTCCATGCCAGGTCGCTGTAGCCGGTTGGAAGATCGTGCAGACCGTGGACGCCCGCCGGCATGAATCTTCCCGTCACGAAGCAGTTACGGACTGCCCAGGGGGCGAAGACCATCACGGCTATTAACCCGACGACAGCCGCACCGGCAAACGAGCGTCGCACGCCTGCTCCGGCCTGCCAAGCGATTAAATAGATGAGAGCAGCGATACCCGGCAGCCATAAAATGCATGCTAATCGGGTCAGCATCGCCACCCCGAACACGGCTCCGGCGAGAGCCGCGGGGGCTAAGACCTTTCCCTTCCTCACGCGGAGTAACAAGATCAAGAGAACGCATCCAAAGAGGGCAGATAGCGGCTCGGTCAGCAGCGTGCGACCGTAAAGCCTGACGCGGACATCGAGGACGAGAAACGTCAGCACGAAGACAACAACGGCGATGAGTCCGTCCCTGCGAAAGAAGTACGTCGCAACAACTGCCCCGACCGCGCTGATGCAACAGGTATTCAAAACCCGCATTATCCAAAACTGACGATCGGCTGCGAAATTCGAGAGCGCGATCAAAGCCGGAAATACCGGCGGCCGCTTCACATCCGGCTTGGCCGTCCAGTCCGGCGGCACGGCATCGGGATGAGCTTCGGCATAAGGGCGGATGAAATCGCGACGTGTCAGGTCGACCTGATACCCCCGGCCGCCGGCCAACTCCCAACCCAGTGAGTCGTAACCAATCTCATCGCCGCTCGATGACGGCGGGCCTGTCAACCATCCGCGAGCAGAGTAGTAGCCCAGCAGCATTAGTGTGATGAGCAGCCAAATGGCCACCGCGGTCAGCAACGCCCGGCACGTTGGCGAACTTACCGCGGACGAAGTTTGACTAGTGCAGTCCGACATACAGCGGATTCAAATTCGGATTGAAAAGGCTTGGAGTTGCGGCGTTAGAGCGTACCTCCCGACCGCAATCGTCCCAACCTTAATGGCAACTTCCGATCATGTGAACAAATAAGTCATTCGGCTCGTCACTGACCCGGCGAAACTCGAAACCGGAAGGCTCTACCTCACTCGCGTTCTTGAATGGTTGTTGCATCGGACTTGGGGAATGCCTGACAAATGCGGTAATATCGGGCTCGACTGGTGCCGGTTCGTCGGTGCCCCATCAATCATCGAACGGACTCCAAAATGATTTCCCGTCCTATTCGTTTTCCAAACATGATCATCCGAGTCACGATGGTTGTGGTGCTTGCCGGATTTGCAGTGACCGCTGTTGCGCATCCCGGCCACGGCAGCGACGGGGGTTCGCATTCCCCGATGCACTATGCGACGGAGCCGCCTCATTCGACGGTGTCGGCCCTCACGATCGCGGTCGTCGTTATGGCGGTGCTCCTTGCGATCGCCGGTCCGGGTCTGGTTGTCGCGTGGCGTCGTTCCCGTCAGGGTCAATAAGTCGCTGACCATTTCTCTGCTGCTCGAGGAGACCACCTGTGATTCGCTCATTGACGACCGCCGCACTTGTCTGCTCCGCCGCAACCTTGCTCGCGCAGGGCAGCGAACGCCCCTTCGATGCTGAAAATCTCGACGCTTGGGATTTCGTCGCCTCAAAGGAGGGCTTCGCGAAGGATGATGTCTGGTCGATCGAAGACGGGGTTGTCCGCACAACGGGAAAGCCGTCCGGATACATCAAGACGAAGAAATCGTACCAGGACTATAAGCTCGACATCGAATGGCGTTGGCCACCGGGGACCGAAGGCGGCAACAACGGCGTCCTCGTTCACGCGACTGATCCGAACGCTCTCGGCGTGTGGCCGCAATCATTGGAAGTGCAACTTTTTAAGAATAATGCGGGTGATTTTTGGGTGATCGGCACCGAGATCGACGTTCCCGCTGAAGGCGTTCCCGGCTACGAAAAGCGCATTCAGGGCCGCCGACACCTCAACTTCACCGACGGCTCCGAGAAGCCGCTCGGCGAGTGGAACAAGATGACGATCATCTGTCGCGACGAAACCGTCACGGTCTTCGTCAATGGCGACCTCGTCAACTACGGCTTCGACAGCAGCGTCGATGAAGGTTCGATCTGCCTGCAGTCCGAGGGAGCCGCGTGCGCGTACCGCAATCTTGTGATCACGCCGCTTGAGGATTGATCGCGATTTCTAAAATTCTTGGCCTGTGTCTTCAATAAGGCGTGGTTCGAGAGCGAATCCCTTGCTTGCGCTGCGGGCTTGTGTGGCTCGATCGCACTTAATTGCCGCGTCGTTCAGCCGCGACCGTTAGGGAGCGCTCCGCAAATTTACAAGGGAGCATCCTTGCTTGCGGTGTGATACCTACTTTACCGTCGTCAGGAATCTCTCTCGTCGTGACCTATGATTTAGGGTCTACGGAGAATCCGACCTCGCGATAACCGATAATATGCGCATCATCGTACCCCTCGTCGCCGCCGCAGGCGCGTTGCTCGTTCCGAGTCTCAGCAGCGCTCAAGACCCAACCCTGCCGCCCAATCCGTTTCGGCAGCTTGATACCGATGGGCTGCTCTCGACACCGACCGATGAGCGGCTCGCCAGTGGGGCGCCGGGGCCGGGGTATTGGCAGCAGCAGGTCGATTACGAGATCGACGTGACGCTCGACGAGGAGGCGAAGACGCTCTCCGGCGAGGCGACGATCACCTATCACAATAATTCGCCGCACGAACTCGACTATCTGTGGTTGCAGCTCGACCCGAACCGCTTCAGCCCCGACGCCGATGCACGGCTGTCCGATGCCCGCGGCGTGCCGAAGGATATGTCGTTTAATGACATGCAGCGGCTGCTCGCGGCGGCGACTTTTGACGGGGGAATCAAACAGCTTCGCGTGACCGACGCGGCAGGCGAGAAACTTTCTCACCGCGTGATCCGGCAAATGATGCGGGTCGATCCGCCACAACCAATCGCCAGCGGCGAGACGTTCTCATTCCACGTCGCCTGGAAATACACGATCAACAACGCTGAGGAGGTCGCGGGGCGCACCGGTTACGAGCTATTCGGCGAAGATGAATTGCCGGTGTTCTGCATTGCGCAGTGGTACCCCCGGATGTGCGCCTACACCGATTACGGCGGCTGGCAGCATAAACAGTTCCTGC contains:
- a CDS encoding 3-keto-disaccharide hydrolase codes for the protein MIRSLTTAALVCSAATLLAQGSERPFDAENLDAWDFVASKEGFAKDDVWSIEDGVVRTTGKPSGYIKTKKSYQDYKLDIEWRWPPGTEGGNNGVLVHATDPNALGVWPQSLEVQLFKNNAGDFWVIGTEIDVPAEGVPGYEKRIQGRRHLNFTDGSEKPLGEWNKMTIICRDETVTVFVNGDLVNYGFDSSVDEGSICLQSEGAACAYRNLVITPLED